From Thalassoglobus sp. JC818, one genomic window encodes:
- a CDS encoding BatA and WFA domain-containing protein, translating into MSWLTQWIPTFFAPRYAWLFLLAIPVIIFYFLKLRRTRIAISSLALWQQVINDQRVNAPFQKFKRNMLLFLQLLLLSLLALAAMQPFWGGDSERLTYLPILIDCSASMGAVDAEGTSRLDVAKGEIQSIIDGLLPDQKLTLIAMGSTARRLTEFTDNKTLLADALKRLEVEQVPSKLTDGLRLAQALSRTQSIETVRLYSDGNLPTRPNPATGELMAEVDFDLPFTVDFFQIDPPGNNIGITALNARRSSPERWDIFIRIEGTTSASTEAELVLTSNGEPVGDERVILNAGESQRLVFSVDARTDQALQAKLQPVGFDALAADNDAWLNLPKGREVDVYCPTDMTAFRHALESLPGVLVYPRADGVEPTNDYDLVISNNKDDITRETSLGIFIGVLPDDLTSLISIQDEPAEVVDWERDAQILQHVQLKEVIISEMPVKNEGISDVSIEDLGYSILAHGTQGPLIVSQRVGIGKRYFLLFHTDRSTLPYRVGFPVFIANAINEAMQLASLADIRAPSTGVLPAQVMSEVGTYRVTSPDGRHEERSTDGDGVLKGISAPEVGEYQIRKSGDLVARVGVSLLDPTESRLETVDTIVFNELSVEAEQQTVQQDAPLWTWFAATGFVVLLFEWWYFQRRPVGVPD; encoded by the coding sequence ATGAGCTGGCTGACACAATGGATTCCGACCTTCTTCGCGCCGAGATACGCGTGGCTGTTTCTGCTCGCCATTCCTGTGATCATCTTTTACTTCCTGAAGCTTCGACGAACACGGATCGCCATCTCTTCGCTGGCACTCTGGCAACAGGTGATCAACGACCAGCGAGTGAACGCTCCGTTTCAAAAATTCAAACGCAACATGCTGTTGTTTCTGCAGTTGTTGCTCCTCTCACTGTTGGCACTGGCAGCCATGCAACCGTTCTGGGGCGGTGACTCTGAACGCCTGACTTACCTTCCAATTTTGATCGACTGCTCTGCCAGCATGGGGGCTGTGGACGCTGAAGGGACAAGTCGGCTGGACGTCGCGAAGGGCGAAATTCAATCGATCATCGATGGCCTGTTGCCGGATCAAAAACTGACACTGATCGCAATGGGCTCGACAGCCCGACGGTTGACGGAATTCACCGACAACAAAACATTGCTTGCCGATGCTCTGAAACGCCTGGAAGTCGAACAGGTGCCGAGCAAGTTGACCGACGGGCTTCGACTGGCGCAGGCATTGTCGCGAACTCAGTCAATCGAAACCGTCCGCTTGTACTCAGACGGAAATCTCCCGACGCGGCCGAACCCGGCGACCGGAGAATTGATGGCTGAAGTCGACTTCGATCTCCCCTTCACAGTGGACTTCTTTCAGATCGATCCACCCGGAAACAATATCGGCATCACCGCACTCAACGCTCGCCGTTCGTCCCCGGAACGTTGGGACATCTTCATCCGCATCGAAGGGACAACTTCAGCCAGTACCGAAGCAGAGCTTGTTCTGACATCGAATGGCGAACCGGTGGGAGATGAACGAGTCATCCTGAATGCTGGCGAATCCCAGCGGCTGGTATTTTCTGTCGATGCCCGAACTGACCAGGCATTGCAGGCGAAATTGCAGCCCGTCGGTTTCGATGCCCTCGCTGCCGACAATGACGCCTGGCTGAACCTTCCTAAGGGTCGGGAAGTCGACGTTTACTGTCCGACCGACATGACGGCATTTCGGCATGCTTTGGAGTCGCTGCCCGGCGTCCTCGTATATCCACGGGCAGATGGAGTTGAGCCGACCAACGATTATGACCTAGTGATTTCCAACAACAAGGATGACATCACTCGTGAAACTTCTCTGGGTATTTTCATCGGAGTTCTTCCCGACGATCTCACAAGCCTGATCAGCATTCAGGACGAACCTGCCGAAGTCGTTGACTGGGAACGGGACGCCCAAATTCTTCAGCACGTGCAGCTCAAGGAAGTCATTATTTCCGAGATGCCTGTGAAGAATGAAGGGATCAGCGATGTTTCGATTGAAGACCTTGGTTACAGCATTCTCGCTCACGGGACTCAGGGACCACTGATCGTCAGTCAGCGAGTCGGGATCGGGAAGCGGTACTTCCTGTTGTTTCATACCGACCGATCGACACTTCCCTACAGAGTCGGTTTTCCGGTCTTCATCGCGAATGCCATCAATGAAGCGATGCAGCTTGCCTCGCTCGCTGATATCCGGGCTCCTTCCACGGGAGTTCTCCCAGCTCAGGTGATGAGCGAAGTTGGAACCTATCGCGTGACCTCGCCGGACGGTCGACACGAAGAACGATCGACTGACGGCGACGGCGTCCTGAAAGGGATCTCAGCTCCAGAAGTCGGAGAATACCAGATCCGCAAGTCAGGTGACCTCGTTGCACGAGTCGGAGTCAGCCTGCTTGACCCAACTGAATCACGATTGGAAACCGTCGACACAATTGTGTTCAATGAGTTATCGGTCGAAGCTGAACAACAAACCGTTCAACAGGATGCTCCCCTCTGGACCTGGTTTGCAGCGACTGGTTTCGTCGTCCTGTTGTTTGAATGGTGGTACTTTCAGCGTCGACCGGTCGGAGTTCCTGACTAG
- a CDS encoding 2-oxoacid:ferredoxin oxidoreductase subunit beta, giving the protein MSADTSLPVLTQKDFASDQEIRWCPRCGDYSILAQMKKVLPTLGIPRENIVFVSGIGCSSRFPYYMSTYGMHSIHGRAPAIATGLKVARPELTVFVITGDGDALSIGGNHLMHALRRNVDLKIIMFNNQIYGLTKGQYSPTSPLGKKTKSTPFGSVDRPLNPLSIAIGAGATFVARSADVDIKHLTSVLERAAAHKGSAFVEVYQDCNVFNSGAFEFATKKDQKEENCIYLEHGKPLIYGKARDKGVRIDGAGNPDIVNLSDVKEDDLLFHDETTDDPTHAFRLAQMRWPDSPEPMGVFRAIERPTYDGEVDRQFKDCIASQGSGDLDKLFNSGDTWEVKAKS; this is encoded by the coding sequence ATGTCGGCTGATACAAGTCTTCCTGTACTGACTCAAAAAGACTTCGCCAGCGATCAGGAAATTCGCTGGTGTCCGCGCTGCGGGGATTACTCGATTCTCGCTCAGATGAAGAAGGTTTTACCGACTCTCGGAATTCCGCGAGAGAACATTGTTTTCGTTTCCGGAATCGGTTGCTCCAGCCGCTTTCCGTATTACATGTCTACCTACGGCATGCACAGCATCCACGGCCGAGCTCCAGCCATCGCGACCGGCCTGAAAGTCGCCCGGCCTGAACTGACGGTGTTTGTGATCACGGGCGACGGAGATGCTCTGTCGATCGGCGGCAATCATCTGATGCATGCGCTGCGAAGAAACGTCGATCTGAAAATCATCATGTTCAACAATCAGATCTACGGACTGACGAAAGGACAGTATTCCCCAACCAGTCCCCTTGGCAAGAAAACCAAGAGTACTCCGTTCGGATCGGTGGATCGACCACTGAACCCACTTTCCATCGCGATTGGTGCTGGGGCAACGTTTGTTGCTCGAAGTGCTGACGTTGACATTAAACATCTGACGTCTGTGTTGGAGCGGGCAGCCGCCCACAAGGGATCTGCCTTTGTCGAAGTTTATCAGGACTGCAATGTCTTCAACTCAGGTGCGTTTGAGTTCGCGACCAAGAAGGACCAGAAAGAAGAAAACTGCATTTACCTCGAACACGGTAAGCCACTCATCTACGGGAAAGCTCGTGACAAAGGCGTTCGAATCGACGGAGCAGGCAATCCGGATATCGTCAATCTGAGCGACGTCAAAGAAGACGACTTGCTCTTCCATGATGAAACGACGGACGACCCAACTCACGCCTTTCGACTCGCCCAAATGAGATGGCCTGACTCACCGGAACCGATGGGTGTCTTTCGAGCCATCGAGCGGCCAACGTACGATGGAGAAGTGGACCGTCAGTTCAAGGATTGCATCGCGTCTCAAGGTTCCGGCGATCTCGATAAGCTCTTCAACTCAGGCGACACCTGGGAAGTGAAAGCGAAATCATAG
- a CDS encoding 2-oxoacid:acceptor oxidoreductase subunit alpha produces the protein MSSESRESSEQETAENETPVESQTATKELQTVESVVIRFCGDSGDGMQLAGTQFTNVSAVFGNDVSTLPDFPAEIRAPAGSLFGVSGFQLCFSSGDIYTPGDEVDTLVAMNPAALKTNLADLKRGGTLIVNEDAFDKSNLGKAHYDSNPLDDESELASYRVHKVPMTRLTRDAVDGLGLSVREADRCKNFFALGLVYWLYERDSKPTEEWVKSKFGKYPSVLEANLRALKAGFNFGFSTEQFTVHYEVPAAQLEPGRYRKVTGNEAVAMGLVTAAKLAETELFYGGYPITPASDILHELSKLKRFGVRTFQAEDEIAAITSVVGAAFGGALAVTASSGPGIALKGEGIGLGVIMELPMVIVDVQRGGPSTGLPTKTEQSDLFLTYFGRNGDCPMPVIAARSPADCFAMAQEAVRIAVEFMTPVFLLTDGYIANGAEPWKIPEVDGMYRVKVRHPTESNGNGHGFQPYMRDENLVRPWAIPGTPGLEHRLGGLEKSDGSGNVSYDPDNHQQMTKIRSQKLDKIAESIPDQEVDGSESGDLLVISWGGTYGAVKSACAASRRQGKSVAHCHLQYIHPFPRNLGEVLSRYKKVLIPELNSGQLWIIIRAHFLVDAVSMSKVKGKPFLIGELCDKIDEVLES, from the coding sequence ATGTCATCCGAGAGTCGAGAGTCGAGTGAGCAAGAGACTGCGGAGAACGAAACACCAGTTGAAAGTCAGACTGCGACGAAGGAACTTCAAACTGTAGAATCGGTCGTCATCCGATTCTGCGGTGACAGCGGCGACGGGATGCAACTTGCGGGGACGCAGTTTACCAACGTCTCAGCGGTCTTCGGGAATGACGTGAGTACGCTTCCGGACTTCCCCGCCGAGATCCGAGCCCCTGCCGGCTCACTCTTCGGGGTTTCGGGCTTTCAACTCTGCTTTTCGAGTGGTGACATCTACACCCCCGGTGACGAAGTCGACACTCTCGTCGCAATGAATCCGGCGGCGTTGAAGACAAATCTTGCCGACCTTAAACGGGGCGGAACACTCATCGTCAACGAAGATGCGTTCGACAAGAGTAACCTCGGTAAAGCTCACTACGATTCCAACCCTCTCGATGACGAATCCGAACTCGCTTCGTACCGCGTCCACAAAGTCCCGATGACTCGACTCACCCGCGATGCGGTCGACGGACTTGGATTGAGCGTTCGCGAAGCTGATCGCTGCAAAAACTTCTTTGCGCTGGGCTTGGTCTACTGGCTGTACGAACGAGATTCCAAGCCAACGGAAGAATGGGTCAAATCCAAGTTTGGAAAGTATCCAAGCGTCCTCGAAGCCAACCTCCGAGCCCTCAAAGCAGGCTTCAACTTCGGTTTCTCAACGGAACAGTTCACGGTTCATTACGAAGTTCCCGCTGCTCAGCTGGAGCCGGGACGATATCGCAAAGTGACCGGCAACGAAGCTGTGGCGATGGGACTGGTTACCGCCGCAAAGCTCGCAGAGACGGAACTCTTCTACGGCGGTTATCCGATTACTCCCGCCAGCGACATTCTCCATGAGCTTTCAAAGCTGAAACGATTTGGAGTCCGAACATTTCAAGCTGAAGATGAAATTGCCGCGATCACATCCGTAGTCGGAGCTGCCTTCGGAGGGGCTTTGGCTGTCACAGCCAGTAGTGGTCCAGGGATCGCATTGAAAGGAGAAGGGATCGGGTTGGGAGTCATTATGGAACTCCCGATGGTCATCGTCGATGTGCAACGCGGAGGTCCCAGCACAGGGCTTCCGACGAAAACTGAACAGTCCGACTTGTTCCTGACTTACTTCGGTCGCAACGGGGATTGCCCCATGCCAGTGATCGCAGCCCGTTCTCCTGCCGACTGTTTCGCCATGGCTCAGGAGGCAGTTCGAATTGCGGTCGAATTTATGACTCCTGTCTTCCTGCTCACCGATGGGTATATCGCCAATGGAGCAGAGCCGTGGAAGATTCCAGAAGTCGATGGCATGTATCGCGTCAAAGTTCGACATCCAACGGAATCCAACGGCAACGGCCACGGTTTCCAACCCTATATGCGTGATGAAAACCTCGTTCGTCCGTGGGCGATTCCCGGCACTCCCGGACTTGAACACCGATTGGGCGGGCTCGAAAAATCCGACGGTTCGGGAAATGTCTCGTACGATCCTGACAATCACCAGCAGATGACCAAGATTCGCAGCCAGAAGTTGGACAAGATTGCCGAATCGATTCCCGATCAGGAAGTCGATGGCTCAGAGAGTGGTGATCTGCTGGTCATCAGCTGGGGAGGAACATACGGGGCCGTTAAGTCAGCTTGTGCTGCTTCCAGACGACAAGGGAAGTCGGTCGCCCACTGCCATCTACAATACATTCATCCGTTTCCTCGAAACCTCGGCGAGGTGTTAAGTCGTTACAAGAAGGTCTTGATTCCCGAATTAAACTCGGGACAGCTATGGATCATCATCCGCGCTCACTTCCTGGTTGATGCCGTCAGTATGAGCAAGGTGAAAGGCAAACCGTTCCTCATCGGAGAATTGTGCGACAAGATCGACGAAGTCCTCGAAAGTTAA
- a CDS encoding NAD(+)/NADH kinase, which yields MRRKRGMSEPALKIVIVARDQSSHVQKAQRRLSKILAEKDGIELVATLTTSDETIGDQDVDVALVVGGDGAILRACRWFENEQIPILGVNLGRLGFLAEIAEDDVEVILDDLVERRYSVVSHLMFECIHRQADGKESCYHGLNEAAILAGASLSLIDIELSINGTEVTTFSGDGLIVSTPVGSTAHNLSAGGPILRQDLRAFVVTPICPHTLTVRPIVDRADAEYRLTADFVPDGVMLVVDGQIRVPFSSGDEVIVREAEISFQLLRVEGYDFYGTLHRKLGWDGQPRYRRSRIPRQEH from the coding sequence ATGAGAAGAAAGCGTGGCATGTCCGAGCCTGCTCTAAAAATCGTCATCGTGGCTCGCGACCAGTCTTCACATGTGCAAAAGGCACAACGAAGGCTCAGCAAGATCCTCGCCGAGAAAGACGGAATCGAACTCGTCGCCACACTGACGACCTCAGACGAGACGATTGGTGATCAGGACGTTGACGTCGCCCTGGTCGTCGGCGGAGACGGAGCGATTCTGCGCGCTTGCCGCTGGTTCGAGAATGAACAGATTCCCATCCTCGGGGTCAATCTGGGCCGACTGGGATTCCTCGCAGAAATTGCAGAAGACGATGTCGAAGTGATCCTCGACGACCTCGTTGAGCGTCGATACTCCGTCGTTTCACATCTGATGTTTGAGTGTATTCATCGTCAGGCAGACGGGAAGGAATCGTGTTATCACGGCCTCAACGAAGCAGCGATCTTAGCAGGGGCTTCGCTCTCGCTGATCGATATCGAACTTTCGATCAATGGAACGGAAGTCACAACTTTCAGCGGCGACGGTTTGATTGTCAGCACGCCCGTTGGTTCGACTGCGCATAACTTGTCCGCCGGCGGTCCGATCCTTCGGCAGGATCTGAGAGCCTTTGTGGTCACGCCAATTTGTCCACACACTCTGACTGTGCGTCCGATTGTCGACCGGGCTGATGCGGAATACCGACTGACTGCTGATTTTGTGCCTGACGGAGTCATGCTCGTCGTTGATGGACAGATTCGGGTTCCATTCTCATCAGGTGATGAGGTCATTGTTCGTGAAGCGGAGATCTCTTTCCAGCTGCTCCGGGTCGAAGGCTACGACTTTTACGGCACGCTTCATCGCAAACTCGGATGGGACGGACAACCCCGCTACCGAAGGTCCCGAATCCCTCGACAGGAACACTAG